One Sphingobacteruim zhuxiongii DNA window includes the following coding sequences:
- the alaS gene encoding alanine--tRNA ligase translates to MTSREIRQAFLDFFKSKGHQIVPSAPVVVKNDPTLMFTNAGMNQFKDLFLGEAAIKYPRVADTQRCLRVSGKHNDLEEVGIDTYHHTLFEMLGNWSFGDYFKKEAIEWAWELLTEVFKLDKDRLYVTIFEGDASEGLQRDLEAFDLWKALIAEDRILLGNKKDNFWEMGDTGPCGPCSEIHYDMRSDEERAKVPGQELVNADDPQVIEIWNLVFMQFNRLKDKSLKSLPAKHVDTGMGFERLVRCIQGKTSNYDTDVFQPLIQYIATKSGIVYGTDEKTDIAMRVLSDHIRAVSFAIADGQLPSNNKAGYVIRRILRRAVRYAYTFLNFKSPFIHELVPVLAEQFKGVFDELYSQQDFVEKVVLEEEVSFLRTLTTGIQRFENYVVDQKSIDGNFAFELFDTYGFPIDLTDLLAREQGLTVDMLGFEQALLAQKERSRAATAIDTSDWVLVSENQDTEFVGYDALSSQTEIVKYRKVSAKGKEQFQLVLSVTPFYAEGGGQVGDTGYIRSLETSEKIEIVDTKKENGLIIHFVNQLPSVLTGDFEAVVDISKRKDSEANHSATHLLHAALKQVLGDHVNQKGSLVSPDVLRFDISHFAKMSYEEIKQVEDIVNAKIREDIPLKEERNVPYQKAIESGVTALFGEKYGDHVRVITFDDHYSKELCGGTHVRATGQIGFFKIVSESAVAAGVRRIEAITGTKAQQVIREYFELVDNMKGMLNNPKDFVSALSKVIDENGALRKEIERNIVEKSLKMREELESKFERIGDINFLSMVVDLPNADAVKTLAYALKGAVDRLFLVLGADFDGKPSLTVMISDDLAKEKNLNAGNIVRELAKEIQGGGGGQPFFATAGGKDSAGLPKAIERAREFVK, encoded by the coding sequence ATGACTAGCAGAGAAATACGCCAGGCTTTTTTAGATTTTTTCAAGAGTAAAGGACATCAGATCGTGCCTTCAGCTCCTGTGGTAGTGAAAAACGACCCTACATTAATGTTTACGAACGCTGGTATGAACCAGTTTAAGGATTTGTTTTTGGGAGAGGCCGCCATTAAATATCCACGCGTCGCCGATACACAACGGTGTCTTCGTGTTTCTGGGAAGCATAACGATTTAGAGGAAGTGGGGATTGATACTTATCACCATACCTTATTTGAGATGCTTGGAAACTGGTCATTTGGTGATTATTTTAAAAAGGAAGCTATTGAATGGGCTTGGGAACTATTAACAGAAGTGTTCAAGTTAGATAAAGATCGTTTATACGTTACGATTTTTGAAGGCGATGCGAGCGAAGGTTTGCAACGTGATTTGGAAGCTTTTGACCTTTGGAAGGCGTTAATCGCGGAAGATAGAATTCTATTAGGAAATAAGAAAGATAATTTCTGGGAAATGGGGGACACAGGTCCTTGTGGTCCTTGCTCAGAAATACACTACGATATGCGTTCGGATGAAGAACGTGCTAAGGTACCTGGTCAAGAATTGGTAAATGCAGATGATCCACAAGTTATCGAGATTTGGAATCTTGTATTTATGCAGTTCAACAGATTGAAGGATAAGTCATTAAAATCTTTGCCTGCAAAACATGTTGACACAGGGATGGGATTTGAGCGATTGGTGCGTTGTATTCAAGGAAAGACGTCAAATTATGATACAGATGTATTCCAGCCTTTAATACAATATATCGCGACAAAGTCTGGCATTGTTTACGGAACAGACGAGAAAACCGATATCGCGATGCGCGTATTATCCGATCATATTCGCGCGGTTAGTTTTGCTATTGCTGATGGTCAGTTGCCATCCAATAATAAAGCAGGATATGTTATCCGTCGTATATTAAGAAGAGCAGTACGTTACGCATATACATTTTTAAATTTTAAATCACCATTTATCCATGAGTTAGTGCCTGTTTTGGCAGAACAATTTAAAGGTGTATTTGATGAACTTTACAGTCAGCAAGATTTTGTTGAAAAGGTTGTTTTGGAAGAGGAAGTTTCGTTCCTACGTACATTAACAACAGGAATTCAACGTTTTGAAAATTACGTAGTTGATCAAAAGAGTATCGATGGCAATTTTGCTTTCGAATTATTTGATACCTATGGATTTCCAATTGACTTAACGGATCTACTTGCTCGCGAACAGGGGTTAACTGTTGATATGCTTGGATTTGAGCAAGCTTTATTAGCGCAGAAGGAACGCTCACGTGCGGCAACAGCAATCGACACAAGTGATTGGGTTTTAGTTAGCGAGAATCAAGATACAGAATTTGTAGGATACGATGCCTTGTCGAGTCAGACAGAAATTGTTAAATATCGTAAGGTATCTGCGAAGGGAAAAGAGCAGTTTCAATTGGTTTTATCCGTTACACCATTCTACGCTGAAGGAGGTGGTCAAGTTGGTGATACAGGTTACATTCGTTCTTTAGAAACGAGCGAGAAGATTGAAATTGTAGACACGAAAAAGGAAAATGGATTGATTATTCATTTTGTGAATCAATTGCCATCTGTTTTAACGGGTGATTTTGAAGCGGTCGTGGATATTTCAAAAAGAAAAGACTCCGAAGCGAATCACTCTGCAACCCATTTGCTGCATGCTGCCTTAAAACAAGTTTTAGGAGATCATGTCAACCAAAAAGGCTCTTTAGTTTCTCCAGATGTACTTCGTTTTGATATATCTCATTTTGCAAAGATGAGTTATGAAGAAATCAAGCAAGTAGAGGATATTGTAAATGCAAAGATCCGTGAAGATATTCCATTAAAAGAAGAACGCAATGTTCCTTATCAAAAAGCAATTGAATCGGGAGTTACAGCTTTATTTGGTGAAAAATACGGAGATCATGTTCGCGTAATTACTTTCGATGATCACTATTCAAAAGAATTATGTGGTGGAACGCATGTTCGTGCTACAGGTCAAATAGGTTTCTTTAAGATCGTTTCCGAGTCTGCTGTAGCAGCAGGAGTTCGTCGTATTGAAGCCATTACTGGAACAAAAGCACAGCAAGTTATTCGTGAATATTTCGAATTGGTAGACAACATGAAAGGCATGTTAAACAATCCGAAAGATTTTGTTTCCGCTTTAAGTAAAGTTATTGATGAAAACGGGGCACTTCGTAAAGAGATTGAGCGCAACATTGTTGAAAAATCCTTAAAAATGCGCGAAGAATTGGAGTCTAAATTTGAGCGTATTGGTGATATCAACTTCCTATCGATGGTTGTTGATTTACCAAATGCAGATGCGGTCAAAACATTAGCTTATGCGTTGAAAGGTGCTGTAGATCGCTTATTCTTAGTTTTGGGAGCTGATTTTGACGGGAAGCCGAGTCTGACAGTGATGATTTCAGATGATTTAGCAAAAGAAAAGAATTTGAACGCGGGAAATATTGTTCGCGAATTAGCGAAAGAGATCCAAGGTGGTGGAGGTGGTCAACCATTCTTCGCAACAGCAGGAGGTAAGGATAGTGCTGGCTTGCCGAAAGCGATTGAACGCGCTAGAGAATTTGTAAAGTAA
- a CDS encoding universal stress protein gives MTIIVPTDFSKNSEFAAQYACELATKKNADILLLHCYTSASVGESDEHNLTDPILKADLLIAELKDKLVDQFPSVDFYIECSRTLIIEKLTEMSNSGKFELIIMGASGESKTKPLYWGSTTLAVAAKSSIPVVVVPNEPYSFQSNHIALLTNFKHEELDTLKQYLRLVDQTNSLSLIHVYKESQKRENVLESLDSWAYNIKEMTQVTEVKTYAEPIQKSDEELDTVPEVVEKLIQDINPDVILVTPSRKTFFERLFTSSVSKAIALELNKPAFFDKI, from the coding sequence ATGACTATAATCGTCCCTACCGATTTTTCGAAAAACTCGGAATTTGCGGCTCAATACGCTTGCGAACTCGCTACAAAAAAGAATGCCGATATCTTGTTACTTCATTGTTACACCAGCGCTTCAGTTGGTGAGTCCGACGAGCACAACCTTACAGATCCAATCTTGAAAGCTGATTTATTGATTGCCGAACTAAAAGACAAACTTGTTGATCAATTTCCTAGTGTTGATTTCTATATTGAATGTTCGAGAACCCTCATTATCGAAAAACTTACAGAAATGTCAAATTCTGGAAAGTTTGAGTTAATTATTATGGGGGCTTCAGGTGAAAGTAAAACAAAACCACTTTATTGGGGTAGTACGACCCTTGCTGTTGCAGCGAAGTCAAGTATTCCTGTCGTGGTCGTTCCAAACGAACCATATTCTTTCCAAAGCAATCATATTGCTTTGTTGACCAATTTCAAACATGAGGAGTTAGATACCTTAAAACAATACCTCCGATTAGTGGATCAAACCAATTCACTATCATTAATCCACGTATATAAGGAAAGTCAAAAACGTGAAAACGTATTGGAGAGTTTAGACAGTTGGGCATATAATATTAAAGAGATGACGCAAGTTACCGAAGTAAAAACCTATGCTGAACCAATCCAAAAAAGCGATGAGGAATTAGATACGGTACCAGAGGTGGTGGAGAAATTAATTCAGGATATCAATCCTGATGTGATTCTTGTCACTCCTAGCCGCAAGACTTTTTTTGAACGCCTATTTACGAGTTCCGTATCAAAGGCAATTGCATTGGAGCTTAATAAACCCGCATTTTTCGACAAAATATAA
- a CDS encoding response regulator transcription factor, translating to MASKQKILVVDDEADIVELISYNLTKEGYQVYTAANGKEAIKVAKDVYPDLIILDVMMPEMDGIEACRLMRSMPEFKQTFMVFLTARSEEYSEIAGFHVGADDYIAKPIKPRALMSRINAILRRNTSEVIDDQSTDKLEISDLVIDRDSFLVYRGEEKFVLAKKEFELLYLLASKPNKVFTREQILKAIWEDSVVVTNRTIDVHIRKLREKIGDTYVTTVKGVGYKFELN from the coding sequence ATGGCCAGTAAGCAGAAAATTCTAGTGGTTGACGATGAGGCAGACATTGTTGAATTGATTTCTTATAATTTAACCAAAGAGGGATACCAAGTTTACACCGCGGCAAACGGTAAGGAGGCGATAAAAGTGGCAAAAGATGTATATCCAGACTTGATTATTTTGGATGTAATGATGCCGGAGATGGATGGAATAGAAGCTTGTCGTTTAATGCGTTCTATGCCGGAGTTTAAACAAACCTTTATGGTTTTCTTGACGGCCAGAAGTGAAGAGTATTCAGAAATTGCTGGTTTTCATGTGGGTGCCGACGATTATATCGCTAAGCCAATTAAACCACGCGCACTAATGAGCCGTATTAACGCAATCCTTCGTAGAAATACCTCAGAAGTAATCGATGATCAGTCAACTGATAAATTAGAGATTTCCGATTTAGTAATCGATAGAGATTCATTCCTAGTCTACCGTGGTGAGGAAAAGTTTGTCTTGGCAAAGAAAGAATTCGAATTGTTATACCTATTGGCGTCTAAGCCGAATAAGGTTTTTACAAGGGAACAGATTCTGAAAGCAATTTGGGAGGATTCTGTTGTCGTTACAAACCGAACGATCGATGTACACATTCGAAAGCTGCGTGAGAAAATAGGAGATACC
- a CDS encoding universal stress protein — protein sequence MSKLLVPIDFSEYSAVAVEYACQIAQQAGQSLDLAHIFSDHSNIYINAQNDPSLKDPRVPMAERDMKNLVAEISKKYPNIEVNTLFSDGNLYDEIKKITNANEYDAVVMGTKGSSGLEAIFIGSNTYDTILNTKTPLLAIPLESTELKKDRIALLCNFKDAELTCLSQALPLFQKDFELVLIHVNAKDREIKDIDSDFKTWINRIENELGISDITYIIKPQSLFMRQKESVAQAVTSVLIDEQIDVLLLTKSRKSVFRQLTEPNVIKKLAFDIKIPTFFARVIPTNG from the coding sequence ATGAGCAAATTATTAGTACCTATAGACTTTTCTGAATATTCAGCAGTCGCTGTGGAGTATGCTTGCCAAATTGCCCAACAAGCTGGTCAGTCTTTGGACTTGGCACATATATTTTCGGATCACTCCAATATTTATATCAACGCGCAAAACGACCCTTCATTGAAAGACCCTCGTGTGCCAATGGCAGAGCGTGATATGAAGAACTTAGTCGCTGAAATCAGTAAAAAATACCCCAATATTGAAGTGAATACGCTGTTCAGTGATGGTAATCTTTATGACGAGATTAAGAAAATCACAAATGCGAACGAGTATGATGCTGTTGTTATGGGAACAAAAGGTTCTTCTGGACTGGAAGCAATCTTTATCGGCAGTAATACTTACGATACGATATTAAACACCAAAACACCGCTACTTGCAATTCCTTTAGAATCTACCGAACTAAAGAAAGATCGTATCGCATTGCTTTGTAATTTTAAAGACGCCGAACTTACTTGCTTAAGTCAGGCCTTACCATTATTCCAAAAGGATTTTGAATTGGTATTAATTCATGTTAATGCAAAGGACAGGGAGATAAAGGATATCGATTCAGATTTCAAAACTTGGATTAATCGTATAGAAAATGAATTAGGTATATCCGATATTACCTACATTATTAAGCCTCAGTCATTATTTATGCGTCAAAAAGAAAGTGTGGCACAGGCTGTAACTTCTGTTTTAATTGACGAACAGATTGACGTGCTTTTGTTGACCAAGAGTCGCAAGAGTGTTTTCCGCCAACTAACTGAGCCAAACGTAATTAAGAAACTTGCGTTTGACATTAAAATACCGACATTCTTCGCTCGCGTTATCCCTACAAACGGCTAG
- a CDS encoding TlpA disulfide reductase family protein translates to MRKSVLNVCGLLFLSSLISACSNNESIQIKGVIDNPGNVKVVSFYEGDRKLDSTFIADGNRFKFERPATQERLLTIAVGKNRYPIIVEPGNELTFSVDMQQPETYKVEGSELSTKLKDFAPLKVRIDFVRDSLQQAFTKATTDLGANEIQNLRAEMLQKFEPFFKNYVQQAVTFADKNQDLAGFYVMSTLDPEMAEQELITYADQIKDKFTENRYVSDFKGEVNKLRKLAIGQPAPALQAYTKDNKLVKLSDFQGKTVLIDFWASWCMPCREENPNIVKQYHRFKDKNFTVLGVSLDNNPGPWMRAIADDKLEWTNISDLQAWSSPLVIDYQIKGIPTSYIIDGTGKIIAKNLRGKELEDFLTKTLN, encoded by the coding sequence ATGAGAAAATCCGTATTAAATGTATGTGGTTTATTGTTCCTGTCAAGTTTAATTAGCGCTTGCTCGAACAATGAAAGTATCCAGATAAAAGGAGTTATTGATAACCCGGGAAATGTGAAGGTGGTAAGTTTTTATGAGGGTGATCGTAAATTGGATTCTACTTTTATCGCAGACGGTAATCGATTTAAATTTGAAAGACCAGCCACTCAGGAGCGTTTATTAACGATTGCGGTAGGCAAGAATAGGTATCCAATAATTGTAGAGCCAGGAAACGAATTGACGTTTTCTGTTGATATGCAGCAACCCGAGACTTATAAGGTTGAAGGTTCCGAGCTTTCTACGAAATTGAAAGATTTTGCGCCGCTAAAAGTTCGCATAGATTTTGTTCGCGATTCTTTACAGCAAGCGTTTACGAAAGCAACCACAGATCTTGGAGCTAATGAGATCCAGAATCTTCGTGCGGAGATGCTCCAGAAATTTGAACCTTTCTTTAAAAACTACGTACAACAGGCGGTTACTTTTGCAGATAAGAATCAGGACTTGGCGGGATTCTATGTGATGAGCACGCTGGATCCGGAGATGGCTGAGCAGGAATTAATTACTTATGCTGATCAAATCAAAGATAAATTTACCGAAAATCGTTATGTAAGCGATTTTAAAGGGGAAGTGAACAAGCTTCGTAAATTGGCAATCGGGCAACCTGCGCCAGCATTACAAGCTTATACAAAGGATAATAAGTTGGTGAAGTTATCGGATTTTCAAGGTAAAACCGTGTTAATCGATTTTTGGGCTTCATGGTGTATGCCTTGTCGAGAAGAAAATCCAAACATCGTCAAACAATACCATCGTTTTAAAGATAAAAATTTCACCGTACTTGGGGTATCTCTAGATAACAACCCAGGCCCATGGATGCGTGCGATTGCAGATGATAAATTGGAATGGACGAATATATCCGATTTACAAGCCTGGAGTTCGCCGTTGGTGATTGACTATCAAATTAAAGGGATTCCAACATCTTATATAATTGATGGTACAGGAAAGATAATTGCTAAGAACTTAAGAGGGAAAGAGTTAGAAGATTTTTTAACGAAAACCTTAAATTAA